The Cellulosimicrobium cellulans genome contains the following window.
TCGCGCTGACCGTCTCGTCGCTCGACTACGCGGCCGTGCACGAGGTGTGGGTGCTGGACCGGGAGTCGGGCCGCACGTGGGGCGCCGACGCGACCGTCGTGCCCGCGCGCGGCGTCGAGCTGCCCGGCTCGCTCGGCGACGGCCCCGCCCGGGCACGCGCGAAGAACCTCGCGATCGACCTCGACGAGGTCGACGGCGGGACGCGCCTGCGCGCGCGGACCCGCGACGTCTCGTTCGACGTCGTCGCCGAGCTGCCGCCCGGGCACGAGCGGCTCGCCGTCGTCGTGCCGTGGAGCGACTCGCGCTTCCAGTACACGGTCAAGGACGTCGCACGCCCGGCGCACGGCACGCTGTGGGTCGACGGCCGGACCGTCGACGTCCCGGCCGGGTCGTCGTGGGCGGTGCTCGACCACGGCCGGGGGCGCTGGCCCTACGACGTCCGGTGGAACTGGGGCGCCGGCTCGGGCGAGTGCCACGGGCGGGTGGTCGGGATCCAGGTCGGCGGACGCTGGACGGTCGGCACGGGCTCGACCGAGAACGCGGTCTCCCTCGACGGTCGGATCCACCACCTCCCCGACGAGCTCGTCTGGGACTACGACCTCGCCGGCCCGCACCGGCCGTGGCGCGTCACCGGCGGCGGACTCGACGCGACGTTCGAGCCCTTCCACACCAAGGTCACGCGGACGCACCTCGGGGTCGTCTCGTCGTCGACCGACCAGTGCTTCGGTCACTGGTCCGGCACGTTCACGCCGCCCGCCGCGGGGACCGGCGGCGGCGCCGCACCGGAGCCGGTGCGGTTCGACGGCCTCGTCGGCTGGGCCGAGGAGGTCCACAACCGCTGGTGACCGCCCGCCGCCGGGCCCTGCTCCCGGTCGAGCACGACCCTGCTCGCGGTCGAGAACGACGTTGGTGTCGTTATCCGCGGGATAACGACACCAACGTCGTGTTCGGCAGCGGACCGCAGGTCAGCCCTTGACCGCTCCGCCGAGGCCCGCGCCCTGGAGGAACATGCGCTGGAAGACGAGGAACAGGCCGACCGGGATGAGCGTGGAGATCGCGAGAGCCGCGAGGAACACGCCGAGGTCGGTCGACGCCTCGATGGACGGCAGGCGCACGGACAACGGCTGGATCGCCGGGTCCTTGAGGACCAGCAGCGGCCAGAGGAAGTCCTTCCAGGCCGCGATGACCGCGAACACCGAGACGACGCCGATGATCGGCTTCGACATCGGCAGCACGATCGACCAGAACAGCCGGTACGGCCCCGCACCGTCCATGCGCGCGGCCTCGAACACCTCGCGCGGGAGGCTGTCGAAGAACCGCTGGACGAGCAGCACGTTGAACGCGCTCGCGCCCGCCGGCAGCCACACGGCCCAGAAGCTGTTGATGAGCGACCGGCCCAGCAGCGGCGGGTCGAGGATCGTCAGGTACAGCGGGACGAGCAGGACGATCGCCGGGACGAACATGGTCGACAGGACGAGCGCCTGCACCACCTTCCCGTACCTCGGCCGCAGGACCGACAGCGCGTACCCGCCCGTCGTCGCCACGATGATCTGCGACGCCCACGACCCGACCGCGAGCCAGATCGTGTTGAGGAAGTACCGGCTGACCTGGACGTCGTTCCAGGCCTTGTCGAGGTTGTCCCACGCGATGCCGTTCGGGAAGATCGCCATCGGGGTGCGCAGGATGTCCTGCGTCGGGGTGACGGCGTACTTGGCGAGCAGCAGCATCGGCCCGAGGCCCGCGACGACGAGGATCACGAGCAGGAGCACGTGCGTGGTCCCCATCCCCCACCGGATGGACGGGCGGCGCCAGTCCGCCTCGGACAGCGCGCCGCGGTCCTCGACGCCGTCGAGCGCCTTGCGACGGCGCGAGCTCACCTTGCGGCGGTCGGACTCGCGTCGGTTGCGGCTCGCCGCGGCGGCGCGGCGGGACGTGCCGTCCGGGTCGTCGACCGCGTCCGTCGTGGCCGCGGAGTCCTGCGAGACGACGCCGATCTCGCTCGGGTTGTCGGTGGGCGAGAGAGTCATGACGTGCTCCAGGACCGGGTGAGCCGGAAGTAGAGGATCGAGAAGACGGCGAGGACGGCCGCGAGCATGATCGACAGCGCGGTCGCGGCCCCGTAGTCGCCGCCGAGGCTGTTCTGGAAGGCGTAGCGGTAGATGAGCAGCAGGATCGTGAGCGTCGCGTTGTTCGGCCCGCCGCCGGTGAACAGGTAGGGCTCGAGGAAGACCTGCGCGGTCCCGATGACCTGAAGGATCAGCGTGATGAACAGGACGCCGCGCAGCGCGGGGAGCGTGACGTGCCAGATCTTGCGCCACAGCCCCGCGCCGTCCACCTCGGAGGCGTCGTAGAGCTCGGGCGGCACGCTCGTCAGGGCGGCGAGGTAGATGATGATCGTCCCGCCCGCACCGGCCCAGGTCGCGGCGAGCACGAGCGACGGCATCGCCGTCGAGGCGTCCTGCAGCCACGGGTACGGGCCGAGGCCGACCCAGCCGAGGATCGTGTTGAACACGCCCGTCGGGCTGCCGTTGTAGAAGAACTTCCACAGCAGCACGGCGACGACCGGGGGCACGACGACCGGCAGGTAGGCCAGCGCGGAGTAGAGCCCGCGCGCCCGGCGGACCTCGCGCATGAGCACCGCGGCGACGAGCGGGATCGGGTACCCGAACAGCAGGGCGAGGAACGCGAAGTACAGCGTGTTCTTCACGGCCTTCCACAGGAGCGGGTCGTTCAGCACCTGACGGAAGTTGTCGAGCCCGACGAACGTCGGGTCGCTCACGAGGTTCGTCTCCTGGAAGCTCATGATCACCGCGCGCACGATCGGGAACCACGAGAAGACCCCGAAGATGACGATCAGCGGGAGCAGGAACACGAGGTTGCTCAGTCCCCCGCCGCGGAACCACGTCACAGGGCTGCGGCGTCGGCCGTCGCGGTCGGCCCGCGCGTGGGAGGCGGGTCCCCGTCGCGGCGGGGCGGTGGTGGCGGTCACGGGCGAACGTCCTTCGGTGCGGTGGGAGGTGCCCGACGACGCGAGGTGCGTCGCGCCGTCGGGCACCGGTGGGGTACGGGTCGGCCGGCAGGGGGCGCTGCCGGCCGACCCGGGTCTGCGGGTCGCGCGGCCCGGTGCGGACCGCGCGACCTCGGGCGTCAGCCCTGGTCGAGCAGGGCCTGCGCCTCGGTGTTCGCCTGCTCCAGCAGCGCGTCCACGTCGGCGTTCTCGTCCGTCAGGACCGCCTGGACGACCGGGTCGAGCAGGGCGTAGATCTCCTGCGTCTTCTGCGACGGCTCACCGACGAGCGGCAGGTCGAACATCGTGTCCGTGTAGCTCGTCATCTGGTCGAGCGGCACGTTGATGAAGTCCTTGATCCACTCCTGGTTCTGCTCGTACTGCTCCTGGGAGAACATCGGCAGGACCGGGGTGCCCACGGGCTGGTCGTTCGCGACGAGCGTCTCGGCGTCCGCGACCGCGCGCTTCTCGTCGACGAGCTTGGCGAGGTAGAAGAAGTCGATCCACTTGATCGCGGCCTCCTTCTTCGACTCGTCCACGTTGGCGGGCATCGCGGCGAGCGTGCCGCCCGTGAGGACTCCGGCGTCGTCGCCCTCGAGCGGCAGCGCGGCGAGGCCGTAGGTGGACTGGTCGAGGTCGTTCGTCTGCACGAGCGACGTGAAGACGTCCGAGCCCGACGTGTACATCGCGACCTGGCCGGCGGCGAACGCCTGGTTCATGGTGCCCCAGTCGAGGAGGAAGTTGCTCCCGAGGGAGTTGTCCTCCCAGCGCATGGCCTTGAGCCACTCGAGCGCTTCCTTGGTGCCGTCGTTGGTGAGCGTCGACGTCGCCGTGCCGTCGTCCGCGACCTCCTGCGTGCGACCGCCACGGGCGAACGTGTTGACCGTGAGCTGCCAGCCGCCGGTGTTGTTCTGCGACATCTGCATGTAGCCCGCCACGCCGGGGTTGGCGTCCGCGATCTTCTTCGCGTCCTCGCGGACCTCGTCCCACGTGGTCGGCGGCTGGTCGGGGTCGAGCCCGGCGGACTCGAACAGCGCGCGGTTGTAGTGCAGGCCCACGCCGTACACGTTCTTCGCGGGGATCGCGTAGACGTGGCCGTCGGCGCCCGTCCCGGCCTCGATGATCGCCGGGTTGAAGCTGTCGGCGTAGGGCAGGGTGCGGAACTGCTCGTCGAGGTCCGCGAGCTGGCCGTTCTCGACGAGCGTCTTCGCGTCGGTGAACGGGATCTCGAAGACGTCGGGCAGCGTGCCGCCGGCGAGCTGGGGGGCGAACGTCGTCGCCTTCCACTCGTACTCCTCCGGCACGATGTCGATGTCCGGGTTCGCGGCCTCGAACTCCTCGACCTGCGCGTTGAAGGCGTCGATCGCCTCCTGCTCGGAGCCCGGGAGGAGGGAGACCACCTTGAGGGTGACCTTCCCGTCGCCGTCCGAGCCGCTGGTCTCGTCGTCGCTGCCCGAGCCGCCGCTCGAGCACGCGGCGAGCGTGCTGATCGCGAGCGCCCCCGCGAGGGTGAAGGCGATCGCCTGACGTGTGGACTTCATCGTCACTCCTGTGTTCCGGTGGTGCTGGGTGGGTGTGCTGGGTGGGTGCTGGGTGTCCGGGCCGACCGGCTCGCGGCCCGGGGACTGGTGGCGGTCAGGCCTCGTGCTGGCCCGTGCGCGGAGTCATGCGCGCAGCCAGACCGCGGTGTCGGGGGCGAGGCGCGTCGGTGGCTCCGACGCGTCCACCCCGTGCGGGGTGCCGCTGAGGAGGAGGACCTCGGCGTCCGCGGGCAGCGGCACGTCCTCGGCCCCGAGGTTGACGACGCACGTGACCGCGCCGTCACGGTCGTCGCCGCGGGTGTCCTCGCGGACGAACGCGAGCACGTCGTCGCCGAGCGCGACCCCGCCGAGGGAGTCGAGCCAGCGGAACGCCTCGCCGTGCAGCGCGGGCTCCGCCCGTCGCGTCGCGAGGACGCGGCGGTAGAGCGCGAGCATCGACGTCTCGTCGTCGGCCTGCGCCTCGACGGACATCTCCCCCCAGCCCGCGGGCTGGGGCAGCCAGGGCTGCGCGCCGCCGTCGGGCCCGAACCCGTTGCTCGTGCCGCCGCGCGTCCACGGGAGGGGGACGCGACAGCCGTCGCGGCCGGGGTCGACGCCGTCGGAGCGGAAGTGCATGGGGTCCTGGATCGCGTCGAGCGGCAGGTCCTCGACCTCGGGAAGCCCGAGCTCGTCGCCCTGGTAGAGGTACAGCGACCCCGGCAGCGCCGCGGACAGCAGCGCTGCCGCGCGGGCCCGACGGCGCCCGGTCTCCAGGTCCGTCGGCGTGCCGAAGCGCTTGGTCGCGAACGCGAACGAGCTGTCCTCGCGGCCGTACCGCGTGACCGGGCGCGTCACGTCGTGGTTCGACAGCACCCACGTCGCAGGTGCGGCGACCGGGGCGTGGGCGTCGAGCGTCGTCTGGACCGACTCGCGCAGCGCCTTCGCGTCCCACGGGCGGGCCATGAAGTCGAAGTTGAACGCCGTGTGCATCTCGTCCGGGCGCAGGTACTGGGCGAACCGCGCGCGGTCCGCGAGCCACACCTCGCCCACGAGCACGCGCGGCTCCTCGTAGGACTCGGCGACGGCGCGCCAGCCGCGGTAGATGTCGTGCAGCTCGTCGCGGTCGACGTGCGGGTGCTCCCCCGGGCCGGGGTGGGCCGGGACCTCGGGCAGCGCCGGGTCCTTGACGAGCTGCGCCGCGGAGTCGATGCGGATGCCCGCCGCGCCGCGGTCGAACCAGAACCGCAGGATGTCCTCGTGCTCGCGGCGCACGTCGGGGTGGCTCCAGTTGAGGTCCGGCTGCTCGGGGGCGAAGACGTGCAGGTACCACTCGCCGGGCGTGCCGTCGGGGTTCGTCGTGCGCGTCCAGGTGCTGCCCTGGAACTCGGAGACCCAGCGCGTCGGGATCTCGGAGCCGTCCTCGCCCTTGCCCGGGTGGAACCAGAAGCGCTCGCGCTCGGGCGACCCGGGGCCGGCGGCGAGTGCGGCCTTGAACCACTCGTGCTCGGACGAGACGTGGTTGGGGACGACGTCGATGATCGTGCGGATCCCGAGCTCGCGGGCCTCCGCGATGAGCTGCTCCGCCTCGGCGAGCGAGCCGAACTGGGGGTCGATCGCCCGGTAGTCCGCGACGTCGTAGCCGCCGTCCGCGAGCGGGGACACGTACCAGGGGGTGAACCAGATCGCGTCGACCCCGAGGTCGCGCAGGTAGGTGAGGTGCTGGCGCACGCCCGCGAGGTCGCCCGTGCCGTCGCCGTTCCCGTCCGCGAAGCTGCGCACGTACACCTGGTAGATCACGGCGCTGCGCCACCAGTCGGGCGACGCCGCCGCCGGCTCCCGCACCGCCTGCGCGAGGGTCGCGTCGGGGGTGGGTTCGCCGTCGGCGACTCGGGGGTGATCGTTGCTCACCGCGTCCTCTTCCGTGAGTTCGTGGGCTGCACGTGCCTGGGCCGTGCCTCGCCTGCTGCTGCGCACTGCGTCCGATCCGACCGGGGGGGCTCCCGGGACGGCCGTCGTGCACCGGGTGCCGACCGCGCCGTCGTGGACGACTGTAACTAGACGACAGGATGCGCGCAAGAATCCGACAGTGTCGTTATCGAAACGCTATCTCTCGACGTCGAGAGACCTACGACGACTTGCGGAAGCCTCGTCGAGGCAGACTGCCCGCGCCGACGACGCGTCCCGACGGCGTCGAACCCGGGCTCTCTCCCCACGCACGAGCACGGGTCAGGAGAGATCCCGGGTTCGGCGTCGACGCGAGGGCACGACGACGAGGGCCCCGGTCCGGCGCGCGAGCGGCCGGGCCGAGGCCCTGGAGGAGTGGTGCGCAGGCTAGGAGGCAGCGACCTCGCGGCCGGCGGCGTGCGCCGCGGCGGTCGAGCCGCGCACGACGAGCTCGGGCTCGAAGAGGAGCTCGTCGCGCGAGACGTCGGCGCCCGCGATCATGCTCGCGAGCAGGTCGACGGCAGCCCGGCCCATCGGCTCGATGGGCTGGCGCACGGTCGTCAGCGCCGGGTCCGTGGAGTTCATGAGGTTGGAGTCGTCGTAGCCGACGACGGAGACGTCCGTCGGGACGTCGAGGCCCGCGCGCCTGACCGCGCGGACGGCGCCCAGGGCGAGCGGGTCGCTCGCGCACACGATCGCCGTCGCGCCGGCCTCGAGGAGCCGGTTCGCGGCGGCCTGCCCGCTCTCGAGCGAGTACTGGCTGTGCACGACCAGGGTCGGGTCGAGCACGTGCCCCTGCCGCTCGGCGAACGTCTGCGCCGCGGCGAGCTTGCGCTCGGACGGCACGTGGTCCGCCGGGCCGAGCAGCAGGCCGACCTTCTCGTGACCGAGCGAGAGCACGTGGCCGAGCGCCTGGTTCATCGCGACGAGGTCGTCGCACGAGACGCGCGGGAAGTCGAGGTCCTCGATCGAGGCGTTCATGAGCACGACCGGCAGCCCGAGCTTCTCGAGCCGACGGAAGTGCGCGTGGTCGGCCAGGCGCTCGGCGTAGAAGCCGCCCGCGAAGATCACGCCCGAGACGTGCTGGCCCAGGAGCAGGTCGATGTACTCGGCCTCCGTCACGCCGCCCGCGGTCCGCGTGCACAGCACCGGGGTGAACCCTTGCTGCGCGAGCGCGCCGCCGATGACCTCGGCGAACGCGGGGAAGATCGGGTTGACGAGCTCGGGGAGCACGAGCCCGACGAGGCGACCGCGCTCGCCGCGCAGCTTGGTCGGCCGCTCGTAGCCGAGCACGTCGAGCGCGGTGAGCACCGCGTCGCGCGTCGCCTGCGACACGCCGGGCTTCCCGTTGAGCACGCGGCTCACCGTGGCCTCGCTGACACCGACCTTGGTGGCGACCTCCGCCAGACGTCTCGACATGCCGTCGACTATACGCGCCGCTGCAAGCCGCTTGCGTGATTCCGGGCCGACCGAACGCATGCTTGCGTCGCCCCTCCCCTCCCCTCCCCGCCGAACACGACATGGGTGTCGCTATGACGTTCATACCGACCCTCATGTCGTTCTCGGCACGGGTTGGCGTCGTTCTCGGCGCCGGGCAAGGGCGGGTGGGACGGGGCGAGGCCGGTCTCGCCCGGAGCAAGTGCGGAGTCGACGGCGGTTGCGGCTAGGCTCGTTCGGTGTCCTTCCAAAAGGTGTCCACGTCACGCTCCGAGTCCACGACGGACCCCTCCGGGATCCTCCCCGCTCCGGTGGCGCTGACGCCCGGGGATGGGACGACCGTCGTCGCCGACGGGACGCGGGTCGTCGCGGACCCGGCGCTGCGCCCCGCCGCGCGCTGGTGGCGCCGCGCGACGGAGGACGCCTTCGGCATCGACCTCGTGCCCGTCGACCCCGCCGCGCACACCCCGGCGCCTCGCCCCGCCGACGCTTCTCCGGAGGTGCCCACGCGGGGGTCCGGCGTCGGCCCGGCGACCGTGACGTTCGCGCTCGGCCGCGGCCTCCCACCGTCGGGATACCGCCTCACCGTCGATGCCACGGGTGTCCGCGTCGACGCCGCCGACCTCGACGGCGCGCACGCCGCCGCCCAGACGCTCCGCCAGCTCGCCGGGCCCGCCGCGTTCCGCCGGGCGCCGGTCCCGGCCGCCACGCACGCGGCAGCGGACGACCGCCACGGGCGGCTCACGCTCCCCCAGGTCGCGATCACCGACCACCCCCGGTTCGCGTGGCGCGGCGTGCTGCTCGACGTCGCGCGCCACTTCCTGCCCAAGGCCGACGTGCTGCGGTTCGTCGACCTCGCCGCGGCGCACCGGCTCAACGTGCTGCAGCTCCACCTCACCGACGACCAGGGCTGGCGCATGGAGATCGCGCGCTACCCGCGGCTCACGGAGGTCGGGGCGTGGCGTCGCGAGTCGGGCGTCGGCACGTGGCGCGCCGGGGTCTTCGACGGTCGCCCGCACGGCGGCTACTACACGCAGGACGACCTGCGCGAGATCGTCGCGTACGCGCGCGAGCGCGGGGTGACGGTCGTGCCGGAGATCGACGCGCCGGGGCACGTGGAGGCCGCCGTGGCCGCCTACCCCGAGCTCGGCACGCGCAAGCAGCCGCACGAGGTCCGCACGACGTGGGGCGTGAGCACCGAGGTGCTCGACCCGTCCGAGGAGTCGCTGACGTTCTTCCGGCACGTGCTCGACGAGGTCCTCGACGTGTTCGACGCACCGTTCGTGGCGATCGGCGGCGACGAGGTCCCGACGACGCTGTGGCGCGAGAACCCGGAGATCGTGGCGCGCGCGGAGGCGCTCGGGCTCGACGACGTCGGCGGGCTGCACGGGTGGTTCCTCGCCCGGCTCGCGGAGCACGTCGCGTCCCGCGGGCGCCGCGCGGTCGTGTGGGACGAGGCGTTCGGCCCCGCGCTCCCCCGCGACGTGGTCGTGACGTCGTGGCGCGGCTGGGCCGTGGGGGCGGACGCGCTCGCCGCCGGGCACGACGTCGTCATGGCGCCGGAGCAGGTCGTCTACCTCGACCACCGCGGCGGCGACGCCCCGGACGAGCCGGTCCCCGTCGGGTTCCTCAGCACGCTCGACGATGTGTACGCGTTCGAGCCGTTCCCGTCAGGACTCGCGGGCCCGCAAGCGGACTCGGAGCCGAGCACGAACGGCGACCGACCGGGCGCGCTGCTCGGCGGCCAGGCCGAGCTCTGGTCCGAGCACCTCGACTCCGCGCGCCGATTCGACTACGCCGCGTTCCCTCGCCTCGCGGCGTTCGCGGAGGTCATGTGGTCGCCGGAGGCCGACCGCTCCCCCGGCTCGCCCGCGTCGCGCGCGTTCCGCGAGCGCGTGGTGACGCACCACCTGCCGCGCCTCGACGCGTACGGGGTCGAGTACCGCCCGCTCGACGGGCCGCACCCGTGGCAGACCCGGCCCGGCGTCGCGGGCTGGCCGCGCGACCGCGCGGCCGAGCTCGCCGCGGGCGGCCTGCGTGGCGTGGGCGGCTGGGTCGAGGGGCGCGACGAGGACGAGGGCGGCCCCGCGTGAGCGCGCTCGTGGTTCGTGGTGCCCGGCTCGTCGAGCCCGACGGCGGTGCGTCCGCTCCCGTGGACGTGACGGTCCGCGGGGGCCTGGTCGAGAGCATCGACCCCTCGGCAGGGGCAGGGGCGCCGCCCGGCGACGTCGCGGTCGTCGAGGCGGACGGACGTCTGCTGCTGCCCGGGTTCGTGGACGCGCACGTGCACGGCGAGGCCGCGGTGCTGGACGAGGACGTGCAGCTCGCGATGCTGCGCCAGGGCGTGACGAGCGTCGTCGTGGGGCAGGACGGGGTGTCCTACGCGCCCTCGCCCGCCCCGGGCGAGCAGCACGCCCGGGGCGACGAGACGGCGTCGGGCCTGCACGACGCCGCCACCTGGGCGGCCGGGTACTTCGCCGCGATCAACGGCACCCACCCCACGTTCCGCGGCGGGTCGGTCGCCGACCTCCTCGCGACCTACGACCGCACCACGCGGGTCAACGTCGGCTACCTCGCCCCGCACGGCACGATCCGGTACGCGGTCCTGGGCGCCGCCGCCCGCGCCGCGACGCCCGCTGAGACCGACCGCATGCGCGCCCTGCTCACCGCCGCGCTCGACGACGGCGCCCTGGGGATGTCGACCGGCCTGGAGTACGTCCCGGCCACCTACGCCGACGAGACCGAGCTCGTCGCCCTCACCAGCGTCCTCGCCGCGCGCGGGCTCCCCCACGTGTCGCACATGCGCGGCTACGAGGACAAGGCCGGCCCGGCGTTCGCCGAGCTCGTGCGCGTCGCGCGCACCTCCGGCGTCGCGACCCACGTCTCGCACTACCACGGGCCCGCCGCCGAGCTGCTGGGGTACGTCGACGACGCCCACGCCCAGGGCCTGGACGTCACCTTCGACTCCTACCCCTACCTGCGCGGCTGCTCCATCCTGTCCATGGTGTCGCTACCGACGTGGCTGCCCATCGCCGACGTCGACGCGACCGTGGCCGCCCTGGCGGACCCGGCCGTCCTGGAGCGCCTGCACCGCGAGCACTTCCCCACCCTGACCGACCTGTGGCCCCGCGTCACGATGGCCGCAGTCCCTACCGGGGCGTCGGCAGGCGCACCGGCCGGCGAGCCCGCCGAGGACCTGACCTGGACCGAGGGCATGACCCTGCCCGACGTCGCCGCACGCCTGGGCCTGACCCCCGCCGACACCGCGGTGCGCCTGCTCGTCGCGACGCGGCTGCGCGCCTCGTGCGTGTTCGCCCAGCCCCCGACCAACTCGCCGGAGTCCGTACGTGCCCTGCTGCGCCACCCGGCGCACGTCGGCGGGTCCGACGCGATCTACGCGCCCGTCGGAGGTGGCGGCCGCCCCCACCCGCGCGGGTGGGGCGCCTTCGCGCGCTTCTGCGCCGAGCACGTGCGTACGCTCGGGGACTGGACGTGGCACGACGCCGTCACGCACCTGTCCACGCGGCCCGCCGAGCGGTTCGCGCTCCCCGGGCGCGGCACGGTGGCGCCCGGCGCGGTCGCGGACCTCGCGCTCGTCGACCCCGACCAGATCCGCGACGAGGCGACGTACGAGGACCCGCGTCGCCCGGCGTCGGGCGTGGACGACGTGCTCGTGGCGGGCGTCCCCGTCCTGCGCGACGGCCGGCTCACCGACGCCCTCCCGGGCCGGCCGCTGCGCCCCGACGCGACGCGGGCGTGAGCGGGGGCCCGCACCTGTCCCGCACGAGGGCACGACTCCCGAGGAGGACCGCATGACCGGCACGACGCACCACACCCTGGGTCCCGCACCTGACCGACCCTGGGCGGGCGACGGCGTCGGGCCCCGGACCAAGGGTCTGCGGCTCGACGCCCCCGCGACCGTCGCGGACGTGCTCGCGGGCTCGCCGCGCGTCACGGACGCCGCGTTCTCCTGGCCGCTGCTCACGCTCGACGACGCGACGCTCGACCACAACGTCAGCGTGGTCGCGCGCGTGTGCGCGGAGCGCGGCGTCGAGCACGCGCCGCACGTGAAGACGACGATGTCGCGCGCGCTCTACGCGCGCCAGGCCGCGGCGGGCGCGTGGGGGGCGACGGTCGCGACGCCGTCGCAGCTGCGCACCGTGCGCGACTGGGGCGTGCCGCGCGTCCTGCTCGCGAACGAGCTGCTCGACCCGCGCGAGATCGCCTGGCTGCGCGACGACCTGACCGGTGTCGTCGACGGCTCCCCCGACGAGGTGTGGCTGTGCGTGGACTCGCCGCACGGCGTCGACCTCCTCGCGCGCGGGCTCGCCGACGCTCCGGCCGCCGTCCGGGCGCGCGTCGGCGTGCTCGTCGAGCTCGGCGTCCCCGGCGGGCGCACGGGGGTGCGCAGCACCGCGGCTGCCCTGGACCTCGCGCGCGCCGTCCGGGCGTCGGGCCTGCGCCTGCTCGGTGTCACGGGGTACGAGGGCTCGGTCGCGGGCGGCACGAGCGGCGACGAGCTCGCCGCCGTCGGCGCGTGGT
Protein-coding sequences here:
- a CDS encoding N-acyl-D-amino-acid deacylase family protein; translated protein: MSALVVRGARLVEPDGGASAPVDVTVRGGLVESIDPSAGAGAPPGDVAVVEADGRLLLPGFVDAHVHGEAAVLDEDVQLAMLRQGVTSVVVGQDGVSYAPSPAPGEQHARGDETASGLHDAATWAAGYFAAINGTHPTFRGGSVADLLATYDRTTRVNVGYLAPHGTIRYAVLGAAARAATPAETDRMRALLTAALDDGALGMSTGLEYVPATYADETELVALTSVLAARGLPHVSHMRGYEDKAGPAFAELVRVARTSGVATHVSHYHGPAAELLGYVDDAHAQGLDVTFDSYPYLRGCSILSMVSLPTWLPIADVDATVAALADPAVLERLHREHFPTLTDLWPRVTMAAVPTGASAGAPAGEPAEDLTWTEGMTLPDVAARLGLTPADTAVRLLVATRLRASCVFAQPPTNSPESVRALLRHPAHVGGSDAIYAPVGGGGRPHPRGWGAFARFCAEHVRTLGDWTWHDAVTHLSTRPAERFALPGRGTVAPGAVADLALVDPDQIRDEATYEDPRRPASGVDDVLVAGVPVLRDGRLTDALPGRPLRPDATRA
- a CDS encoding alanine racemase, with translation MTGTTHHTLGPAPDRPWAGDGVGPRTKGLRLDAPATVADVLAGSPRVTDAAFSWPLLTLDDATLDHNVSVVARVCAERGVEHAPHVKTTMSRALYARQAAAGAWGATVATPSQLRTVRDWGVPRVLLANELLDPREIAWLRDDLTGVVDGSPDEVWLCVDSPHGVDLLARGLADAPAAVRARVGVLVELGVPGGRTGVRSTAAALDLARAVRASGLRLLGVTGYEGSVAGGTSGDELAAVGAWCDGLRDLGSAFVREGLAGVDEPLVLSAGGSSFLDVVLAELPGPVPGDDRGEVEVRVVVRSGAYVTHDHGFYSRTDPWSRIPGAEPLRGAATVWGQVLSVPEPGLAICGVGRRDVSFDIDLPVALWLRSQSDDGWLPARELAGTRVTALNDQHLYLALDAGAGQVTGPATAQVRPGDVVGFGISHPCTTFDRWRVAAVVRGDEVVDLATIDL